The following coding sequences are from one Terriglobales bacterium window:
- a CDS encoding glycine--tRNA ligase subunit alpha, with product MLTVSNKPTYQDIILKLQSFWAERGCVLQQPYDAEVGAGTMAPETFLRVLGPQPYKVAYVQPSRRPADGRYGENPNRLYKHMQLQVILKPPPENVQELFLESLAAIGIDLGKHDIKFEEDNWESPTLGAWGIGWQVMLDGLEITQFTYFQQCGGVDLDPISAELTYGLERLTAFLQDVESVYDIVWAREASQQAKTGLAGDPARDPDSGRVTTYGDVRLADEVQFSVYNFEAADVEKAWQHFDLYEAECRQLLQSYAARAKRKDASPEELKRFPVLPAFDLCLKCSHLFNILDARGAISVTERVGVIARVRQLAVGVAKAWVEQQSAEVAPAGAEAVAD from the coding sequence ATGCTGACGGTTTCGAACAAACCGACCTATCAGGACATCATCCTCAAGCTCCAGTCGTTCTGGGCGGAGCGCGGGTGTGTGCTGCAGCAGCCGTATGACGCGGAGGTGGGCGCGGGGACGATGGCGCCGGAAACGTTTCTGCGCGTGCTGGGGCCGCAGCCGTACAAGGTGGCATACGTGCAGCCTTCGCGGCGTCCGGCGGACGGGCGCTACGGCGAGAACCCGAACCGGCTGTACAAGCACATGCAGCTCCAGGTCATCCTGAAGCCGCCGCCGGAAAACGTGCAGGAGCTGTTCCTGGAGTCGCTGGCGGCGATCGGCATTGACCTCGGCAAGCACGACATCAAGTTCGAGGAAGACAACTGGGAGTCGCCGACGCTGGGCGCGTGGGGCATCGGGTGGCAGGTGATGCTGGACGGCCTGGAGATCACGCAGTTCACTTACTTCCAGCAGTGCGGCGGCGTGGACCTGGACCCGATCTCGGCGGAACTGACGTACGGGCTGGAACGGCTGACGGCGTTTCTGCAGGACGTGGAGTCGGTGTACGACATCGTGTGGGCGCGCGAAGCATCCCAGCAAGCCAAGACCGGGCTTGCCGGAGACCCTGCGCGTGACCCTGATAGCGGCCGCGTGACGACCTACGGCGACGTGCGTCTCGCCGACGAGGTCCAGTTCAGCGTGTACAACTTCGAGGCCGCGGACGTGGAGAAGGCGTGGCAGCATTTCGACCTGTATGAGGCGGAGTGCAGGCAGCTGTTGCAGTCGTACGCGGCGCGTGCGAAGCGGAAGGACGCCTCGCCGGAAGAATTGAAGCGTTTCCCCGTGCTGCCGGCATTCGATCTCTGCCTGAAGTGCTCGCACCTGTTCAACATTCTGGACGCGCGCGGAGCGATCAGCGTGACCGAGCGCGTGGGCGTGATTGCGCGTGTGCGGCAGCTCGCAGTGGGCGTGGCGAAGGCGTGGGTGGAGCAGCAGAGCGCTGAAGTGGCGCCGGCGGGCGCCGAGGCAGTGGCGGACTAA
- the glyS gene encoding glycine--tRNA ligase subunit beta: protein MPDFLLEIGTEEIPARMIDAAAAELQRRVTDLLGAERLSPSSDVGYFATPRRLAVYAHGVPAGQPDVEEQVTGPAAKVAFKDGKPAPPAEAFAKKVGLPVEKLEKVTTPKGEYLSARIRRKGRGTGALLGELLPKEIAALYWPKSMYWRAGKPERFVRPVRWMVALLDGEVIPLEFAGVRAGRESRGHRVLSSGAVSIGSPKDYADALSKASVMPSPAAREEHIRKQLDAATRAIPGARWREDAELLRSVVNLTEWPSVVLGSFDREYLSLPEEVLVTVMRDHQKYFAVEDASGKLAPHFLAVLNTTGDPAVIRHGNERVLRARFNDARFFWQQDQKISMKDRVALLKAVTFQKDLGNYYDKTIRVQKLASVVSEILKDAGVAIRPGVIHKAALLAKADLTTEMVKEFTELQGIVGGLYTRAQTIDEMVPEATRFAIADAVYDQYKPESMDDRVPRTVEGAVLALADKADTIAGMFALGLAPSGSKDPFALRRAANGIVKTIAEHKLPLSLTKLFVSAINGHDGSPAQAKFARPEELMKSAGKDPHRVLWQCPTGATAACRALGVALERFMTERLEFYLRDVRGFAYDVVKAVLAAGNDDVVDAIARAEAVTRVRGSEDFAALSVAFKRIRNILRQAEEKEPGASAGELSSGTLEGAEKDLFDAMRKTSQTVEPLRGNKKYEQALTEISRLRPVVDAFFDKVMVMAEDREVRRRRLRLLGALLGEFSRIADFSEIVTEGKS, encoded by the coding sequence ATGCCTGACTTTCTGCTCGAAATCGGAACTGAAGAGATCCCGGCGCGAATGATTGATGCTGCTGCGGCCGAACTCCAGCGCCGGGTCACCGATCTGCTGGGCGCCGAGCGCCTGTCGCCTTCGTCAGACGTTGGGTATTTCGCCACGCCGCGACGGCTTGCGGTGTATGCGCACGGCGTTCCTGCCGGTCAGCCCGACGTGGAAGAGCAGGTCACCGGTCCCGCGGCCAAAGTGGCGTTCAAGGACGGCAAGCCCGCTCCGCCGGCCGAGGCGTTTGCGAAGAAGGTTGGCCTGCCGGTCGAGAAGCTGGAGAAGGTGACCACGCCGAAGGGCGAATATCTCTCAGCGCGCATCAGGCGCAAGGGCCGCGGGACGGGCGCGCTGCTCGGCGAATTGCTGCCGAAAGAAATTGCGGCACTCTACTGGCCCAAGAGCATGTACTGGCGCGCGGGCAAGCCCGAACGCTTCGTGCGGCCGGTGCGCTGGATGGTTGCGTTGCTTGACGGGGAAGTGATTCCGCTGGAGTTCGCGGGCGTGCGCGCGGGGCGCGAGTCGCGGGGACACCGCGTGCTGTCGTCGGGCGCGGTGAGCATCGGATCGCCGAAGGATTACGCCGACGCGCTGAGCAAAGCATCGGTCATGCCCAGCCCGGCGGCGCGCGAGGAGCACATCCGCAAGCAGCTCGACGCCGCCACGCGCGCGATTCCCGGAGCCCGCTGGCGTGAGGACGCTGAGCTGCTGAGGAGCGTGGTGAACCTGACGGAGTGGCCATCGGTGGTCCTGGGCAGCTTCGACCGCGAGTATCTTTCGCTGCCGGAGGAAGTGCTGGTCACGGTGATGCGCGACCACCAGAAGTATTTCGCGGTCGAAGACGCGAGCGGAAAGCTGGCGCCGCACTTCCTCGCGGTGCTCAACACCACGGGCGACCCGGCCGTGATCCGCCATGGCAACGAGCGCGTGCTGCGCGCGCGCTTCAACGACGCGCGCTTCTTCTGGCAGCAGGACCAGAAGATTTCGATGAAGGACCGCGTGGCGCTGCTCAAGGCAGTCACGTTCCAGAAGGACCTGGGCAACTACTACGATAAGACGATCCGGGTGCAGAAGCTGGCCAGCGTGGTCTCGGAAATCCTGAAGGACGCCGGCGTCGCCATCCGGCCGGGCGTGATCCACAAAGCGGCGCTGCTTGCCAAGGCCGACCTGACCACCGAGATGGTGAAGGAGTTCACTGAACTGCAGGGCATCGTGGGCGGGCTCTACACGCGCGCGCAGACAATTGACGAGATGGTGCCCGAGGCGACGCGCTTCGCCATCGCGGACGCGGTTTACGACCAATACAAACCCGAGTCCATGGACGACCGCGTGCCGCGGACGGTGGAAGGCGCCGTGCTCGCCCTTGCCGACAAGGCCGACACGATTGCGGGAATGTTTGCCTTAGGCCTGGCGCCCAGCGGTTCGAAGGACCCGTTTGCGCTGCGGCGCGCGGCCAACGGCATTGTGAAGACCATCGCCGAACACAAGCTGCCGCTGAGCCTCACGAAGCTGTTCGTCTCCGCCATCAACGGGCATGACGGATCGCCGGCGCAGGCAAAGTTCGCGCGGCCCGAAGAGTTGATGAAGAGCGCAGGCAAGGACCCACACCGCGTTCTGTGGCAGTGTCCCACGGGCGCGACCGCCGCTTGCCGGGCGCTGGGCGTGGCGCTGGAACGCTTCATGACGGAGCGGTTGGAGTTCTACTTGCGCGACGTTCGCGGCTTCGCCTACGACGTGGTGAAGGCGGTTCTCGCCGCCGGAAACGACGATGTGGTGGATGCGATCGCGCGGGCGGAAGCGGTGACGAGGGTCCGCGGTTCGGAGGATTTCGCCGCGCTCTCGGTCGCGTTCAAGCGCATTCGCAACATCCTGCGCCAGGCCGAAGAGAAGGAGCCCGGCGCATCGGCAGGAGAGCTTTCCAGCGGCACGCTGGAGGGCGCGGAAAAGGACCTGTTCGACGCAATGAGGAAAACGTCGCAAACGGTTGAGCCGCTGCGCGGCAACAAGAAGTACGAGCAGGCCCTGACCGAGATTTCACGGCTGCGTCCCGTGGTGGACGCGTTCTTCGACAAAGTCATGGTGATGGCTGAAGACCGCGAAGTCCGCAGGCGGCGGCTGAGGCTGCTGGGCGCTTTGCTCGGGGAGTTTTCGCGCATTGCCGATTTTTCCGAGATCGTTACAGAAGGGAAGAGCTGA